From one Mucilaginibacter inviolabilis genomic stretch:
- a CDS encoding M23 family metallopeptidase: MNWMNKKPSEISTVVIISKNHQHTQSVQIKTKHLNRIRHYVYSTLSVVVVLVGLVIYLRAENFRQEQEKQQLLAQIVKLKGAIPVASAQTKEGSAQSYIQAIEGKLKTINNYLKRRGLKGFSNKGIGGDDNAEGKKLTDKEVYSLYNDYLSRLMGTIAFTPMGYPRISSFTSFFGYRSDPFDDGRAEFHPGIDFKGRKGDEVKCTASGKVVFAGWSGGYGNCIRIAHINNLETVYGHLSKIKVRVGQEVNVGDEIGLVGSTGHSTGAHLHYEVRKNGKPINPVNFLTLNK; encoded by the coding sequence ATGAATTGGATGAACAAAAAACCTTCTGAAATTAGTACGGTTGTTATCATTAGCAAGAACCATCAGCATACCCAATCGGTACAAATAAAAACCAAACATCTTAATAGAATACGTCACTATGTGTATAGCACCCTGTCTGTTGTGGTGGTATTGGTAGGTTTAGTGATCTATTTAAGAGCAGAAAATTTTAGGCAGGAACAAGAAAAACAGCAACTGCTGGCCCAGATAGTAAAATTGAAGGGCGCCATTCCGGTAGCATCAGCCCAGACTAAAGAAGGCAGTGCCCAATCATATATCCAGGCTATTGAGGGAAAGTTAAAAACCATTAACAATTATTTAAAACGCCGGGGATTAAAAGGCTTCTCCAACAAAGGTATTGGCGGTGATGATAACGCAGAGGGTAAAAAACTAACCGATAAAGAAGTATACTCCTTGTATAACGACTACCTGAGCCGTTTAATGGGAACCATTGCGTTTACACCCATGGGATACCCGCGTATAAGTTCCTTTACTTCATTTTTTGGTTACCGAAGCGACCCCTTTGATGATGGTCGTGCCGAATTTCATCCGGGTATCGATTTTAAGGGCCGCAAGGGCGATGAAGTAAAATGTACCGCCAGCGGTAAAGTGGTTTTTGCAGGCTGGAGTGGTGGTTATGGCAATTGCATCCGCATAGCGCATATCAATAACCTGGAAACCGTGTATGGTCACCTGTCGAAAATAAAAGTAAGAGTAGGTCAGGAAGTAAATGTTGGAGACGAGATAGGTTTGGTAGGTTCAACTGGTCATTCTACCGGGGCACACTTACATTATGAAGTACGTAAAAATGGCAAGCCTATCAATCCGGTTAATTTTTTAACGCTCAATAAATAA
- a CDS encoding TetR/AcrR family transcriptional regulator, giving the protein MTKAEATRSGILQRAFNLIYQKGYQATSIDDILVDSPVTKGAFFYHFKNKEEMGLAMIQEVMYPGMYETMVTPLTNSANPVEELYLMMHNLLLKSPFFQVQYGCPAVNLIEEMAPLNTAFKQALSKLILQWQKAMVTNVNNGKNAGRIKPDTDAEQVACFITAGYSGVRNIGKLLGAACYHTYLRELKKYLDQLQ; this is encoded by the coding sequence ATGACTAAAGCAGAAGCAACCCGCTCTGGTATACTCCAAAGAGCATTTAACCTGATATATCAAAAAGGCTACCAGGCGACCAGTATTGATGATATACTTGTTGATAGCCCGGTAACTAAGGGTGCTTTTTTCTACCATTTCAAAAACAAGGAAGAAATGGGCCTGGCTATGATACAAGAAGTTATGTATCCCGGAATGTACGAGACCATGGTAACACCGCTTACTAATTCAGCTAACCCGGTTGAAGAGCTTTATTTAATGATGCATAATTTGTTATTAAAATCACCTTTTTTTCAAGTACAGTATGGTTGCCCGGCGGTAAATCTTATTGAAGAAATGGCTCCCTTAAATACTGCTTTTAAACAGGCCCTATCAAAACTCATATTACAATGGCAAAAAGCGATGGTAACCAATGTTAATAATGGCAAGAACGCGGGCCGTATAAAACCAGATACCGATGCCGAACAGGTGGCTTGTTTCATAACCGCGGGTTACAGCGGAGTACGGAATATAGGTAAGCTTTTAGGTGCTGCCTGTTATCATACCTACCTACGAGAGTTAAAAAAATACCTGGACCAACTACAGTAA
- a CDS encoding polysaccharide deacetylase family protein, translating into MNKALLKYLLAILILSSLQYKAAAQANYRKIENYKVFYGWAHHAPQDWMILRQFENEGKSYYLLVNPQTLVTKIDEPSFYQVKPMTITQARDFFKSTPYQKALRKAEKQSVALQDAGIESGIPKETGISLTADLCPSHRPLDRRIFTDIFTEFQKVERPAPIALSVTGVWMRQHPQDLEWLKQMQAKREIYITWINHSFNHRVSLKAPLKENFLLEPGTDMNYEILETEKAMLKNGLLPSVFFRFPGLVSDQQLVYKLTDYGLIPIGTDAWLAKGQQPQAGSIVLIHGNGNEPTGVNDFIKLLQSEAGSIAKKQWLLYDLRESVEEEFEGSN; encoded by the coding sequence ATGAACAAAGCCCTGCTTAAATACCTGCTCGCTATATTGATCTTGAGCAGCTTACAATATAAAGCCGCCGCGCAAGCCAATTACCGTAAAATAGAAAATTATAAGGTTTTTTATGGCTGGGCGCATCATGCCCCGCAGGATTGGATGATACTGCGCCAGTTTGAAAACGAAGGCAAAAGCTATTACCTGCTGGTAAACCCGCAAACACTGGTCACCAAAATTGATGAGCCCAGCTTTTACCAGGTAAAACCCATGACCATTACCCAAGCGCGCGACTTTTTCAAAAGCACACCTTACCAGAAAGCGCTGCGCAAAGCCGAAAAACAATCCGTAGCCCTGCAAGACGCAGGCATTGAAAGCGGCATCCCTAAAGAAACGGGCATCAGTTTAACAGCCGATCTTTGTCCTTCGCACCGCCCGCTCGACAGGCGCATATTTACCGACATTTTTACGGAGTTTCAGAAGGTGGAACGCCCGGCGCCCATTGCCCTCTCGGTTACCGGTGTATGGATGCGTCAGCACCCACAGGACCTGGAATGGCTCAAACAGATGCAGGCCAAACGCGAGATCTATATCACCTGGATTAACCACTCCTTTAATCACAGGGTAAGCCTCAAAGCGCCGCTTAAAGAAAACTTTTTATTGGAGCCGGGTACCGATATGAACTACGAGATACTGGAAACCGAAAAAGCCATGCTCAAAAACGGCTTGCTACCGTCGGTATTTTTCAGGTTTCCGGGTTTGGTATCCGATCAGCAACTGGTATATAAACTAACCGACTATGGTTTGATACCGATTGGTACCGATGCCTGGCTGGCCAAAGGGCAGCAACCACAAGCCGGCAGCATTGTACTCATCCACGGCAATGGCAACGAACCCACCGGCGTAAATGATTTTATCAAACTGCTGCAATCCGAAGCCGGTTCCATTGCTAAAAAGCAATGGCTGCTGTATGATTTAAGGGAAAGCGTGGAGGAGGAGTTCGAGGGGAGTAATTAA
- a CDS encoding serine hydrolase domain-containing protein, which translates to MKRIAILLSLAFIGNLNSFAQIRIDTAGYIKNNSLIYSLVISKNNKIIHQQYFNGQDSTTLFNDQSLTKSVMALLIGIAIDKGYIRSVDEKVADFFPELKIDTDKRKQDITIRQVMNQASGFYHEGVNVGALLTLPDPSGYVIKAPLVSEPGKVFRYNNAATHLLSVIITKSTGMDTRAFAKKFLFDPLGITSCDWKKMKDGYYDGCGLLSIRLRSVDMLKLGNLVLNKGKYHNRQIVPSKWIATIINPEVTYQTPWGLDDSLYGLCWYHADYQGTKIVYALGWGGQFMFVIPSLKAVIMTNSSVADVTAIKEAALITGRLFPELMKQLKGE; encoded by the coding sequence ATGAAAAGAATAGCGATCCTCCTTTCCCTGGCTTTTATAGGTAATCTAAACAGCTTTGCCCAGATACGGATTGATACTGCCGGGTATATCAAAAACAATTCACTCATTTATTCACTGGTTATTTCGAAGAACAATAAGATCATCCATCAGCAGTATTTTAACGGACAGGATAGCACTACTTTGTTTAATGACCAGTCGCTTACTAAAAGCGTTATGGCATTGCTTATCGGTATAGCTATTGATAAAGGTTACATCAGATCGGTAGATGAAAAGGTTGCCGACTTTTTCCCCGAACTAAAAATCGATACCGATAAACGGAAACAAGATATTACTATCCGCCAGGTGATGAACCAGGCCTCAGGTTTTTACCATGAAGGTGTTAATGTGGGCGCCTTGTTAACCCTCCCTGATCCATCGGGTTATGTGATCAAAGCACCACTGGTGTCGGAGCCCGGGAAAGTGTTCCGGTATAATAACGCGGCTACGCATTTGTTATCCGTCATCATTACCAAAAGTACGGGGATGGATACCCGCGCATTCGCCAAAAAATTCCTGTTCGATCCATTGGGAATTACCAGTTGCGATTGGAAAAAGATGAAGGACGGTTATTATGATGGCTGCGGACTTTTAAGCATCCGCCTGCGCTCCGTTGATATGTTGAAACTGGGTAACCTGGTACTAAATAAAGGGAAATACCATAACCGGCAAATTGTTCCATCCAAATGGATAGCGACCATCATCAACCCCGAAGTTACCTATCAAACACCCTGGGGACTGGATGATTCATTATACGGCCTATGCTGGTACCATGCCGATTACCAGGGAACAAAAATAGTTTATGCCCTGGGCTGGGGCGGGCAGTTTATGTTCGTGATACCATCCTTAAAAGCCGTCATCATGACCAATTCCAGCGTAGCTGATGTAACGGCTATTAAAGAGGCGGCTTTAATCACAGGGAGGCTTTTTCCTGAATTGATGAAGCAGTTGAAAGGCGAGTAG
- a CDS encoding DUF3817 domain-containing protein → MKNLIQSNTGRLRIIAFLEGISLLVLVFIAVPLKYFGHDPHMVKAMGPIHGALFLLFVFNTLSVGVEQQWKFKTTTWKVLIACIIPFGTFYIDSRILRKLGD, encoded by the coding sequence ATGAAAAACTTAATCCAATCAAACACCGGTCGCTTACGTATCATTGCTTTTCTGGAAGGCATATCCTTACTTGTCCTCGTTTTTATAGCTGTACCACTGAAGTATTTCGGGCATGATCCGCATATGGTGAAGGCTATGGGGCCTATACATGGCGCTTTATTTTTGCTTTTTGTATTTAACACGCTGAGTGTCGGTGTTGAACAGCAATGGAAGTTTAAAACAACTACCTGGAAAGTACTTATTGCCTGTATTATCCCATTCGGAACATTTTATATTGACAGCAGGATTTTGCGGAAACTGGGAGATTAA
- a CDS encoding bactofilin family protein — protein MAIFGKKDKVALDLQAISTLIGDGGVLDGNLKAPAFARIDGQVNGNVTIDEGLILGEKGLITGNIHTKEIVVYGTVKGDIQTESLEIKATGKITGEISTQTLLVETGGVYNGKLTMQQGDKKLLGA, from the coding sequence ATGGCTATTTTCGGAAAAAAAGATAAAGTTGCGCTTGATCTTCAGGCTATCTCCACGCTGATTGGTGATGGCGGCGTTTTAGATGGTAACCTTAAAGCCCCTGCCTTTGCCCGGATTGACGGCCAGGTAAATGGGAACGTAACCATTGACGAAGGGCTGATATTGGGCGAAAAAGGATTGATTACCGGCAACATCCACACCAAAGAAATTGTTGTTTACGGAACTGTTAAAGGGGATATCCAAACCGAGTCGCTCGAAATAAAAGCCACCGGCAAAATTACCGGCGAAATAAGTACACAAACCCTGCTGGTTGAAACCGGTGGTGTGTACAACGGCAAGCTCACTATGCAACAAGGAGATAAAAAGCTTTTGGGAGCGTAA
- a CDS encoding BrxA/BrxB family bacilliredoxin, with product MYPEYLVAPMREDLTRVGFEELKDADAVKHAIESEGTVFVMVNSVCGCAAANARPAARIAAANEKHPDKLVTVFAGMEKEAVDAARNYMLPYPPSSPAMALFKDGKLVHIIERHQIEGRPAQMIADNLIGAFEEYC from the coding sequence ATGTATCCGGAATATTTAGTTGCCCCAATGCGGGAAGATTTGACAAGAGTTGGCTTTGAGGAGCTTAAGGATGCCGATGCTGTAAAGCATGCTATTGAAAGCGAAGGCACTGTATTTGTAATGGTAAATTCGGTTTGTGGCTGTGCCGCAGCTAACGCACGCCCTGCTGCCAGAATTGCCGCCGCTAACGAAAAACATCCCGATAAACTGGTAACCGTTTTTGCAGGTATGGAAAAAGAAGCTGTTGATGCTGCCCGTAACTATATGCTGCCATATCCACCATCATCACCAGCTATGGCTTTGTTTAAAGATGGCAAACTGGTACATATCATCGAGCGCCATCAAATTGAAGGTCGCCCGGCACAAATGATTGCCGACAACCTGATTGGCGCGTTTGAAGAATATTGCTAA
- the ahcY gene encoding adenosylhomocysteinase, giving the protein MSSVETAFVKYKVKDFSLAEWGRKEIELAEAEMPGLMALRKEYGPSQPLKGARIAGCLHMTIQTAVLIETLIALGAEVTWSSCNIFSTQDHAAAAIAAAGISVYAWKGMNAEEFDWCIEQTLYFGEDRKPLNMILDDGGDLTNMVLDKYPELIGDIKGLSEETTTGVHRLYERMKNGTLPMPAINVNDSVTKSKFDNKYGCRESLVDAIRRATDVMMAGKVAVVCGYGDVGKGSADSLRNSGVRVIVTEIDPICALQAAMEGFEVKKLGTAIAEADIVVTATGNKNIVREQHFRALKDKAIVCNIGHFDNEIDMAWLNGAYGNTKVEIKPQVDKYTIDGKDVIVLAEGRLVNLGCATGHPSFVMSNSFTNQTLAQLELWTNGAAYENKVYTLPKHLDEKVARLHLAKIGVELEVLDQDQAEYIGVTVEGPFKPEYYRY; this is encoded by the coding sequence ATGTCATCAGTAGAAACTGCATTCGTTAAATACAAAGTAAAAGACTTTTCATTGGCCGAGTGGGGCCGTAAAGAAATTGAGCTGGCCGAGGCCGAAATGCCTGGTCTGATGGCTCTGCGTAAAGAATACGGCCCGTCGCAACCTTTAAAAGGTGCGCGTATTGCAGGTTGCTTGCACATGACCATCCAAACCGCTGTTTTAATTGAAACTTTAATTGCCCTTGGTGCCGAAGTTACCTGGTCGTCATGTAACATCTTCTCTACCCAGGATCATGCTGCTGCTGCTATTGCTGCTGCCGGTATCTCTGTTTATGCCTGGAAAGGTATGAATGCCGAAGAGTTTGACTGGTGTATTGAGCAAACTTTATATTTTGGTGAAGACCGCAAACCGTTGAACATGATATTGGACGATGGCGGCGACTTAACCAACATGGTGCTGGATAAATATCCTGAGCTGATTGGCGATATTAAAGGTTTATCTGAAGAAACCACTACCGGTGTTCACCGTTTATATGAGCGCATGAAAAATGGTACCCTGCCAATGCCTGCTATCAACGTAAATGATTCGGTTACCAAATCAAAATTTGATAATAAATACGGTTGCCGCGAATCATTGGTTGATGCTATCCGTCGTGCTACCGATGTAATGATGGCTGGTAAAGTAGCTGTTGTTTGCGGCTATGGCGACGTTGGTAAAGGCTCTGCCGATAGCTTACGTAACTCTGGTGTACGTGTTATTGTAACCGAAATTGACCCTATCTGCGCCCTACAGGCCGCTATGGAAGGTTTCGAAGTGAAAAAATTAGGCACTGCCATTGCCGAAGCTGACATTGTAGTTACGGCTACCGGTAACAAAAACATCGTTCGTGAGCAACATTTCCGTGCTTTGAAAGATAAAGCCATCGTTTGTAACATCGGTCACTTTGATAACGAGATCGATATGGCCTGGTTAAATGGCGCTTATGGTAATACCAAAGTTGAAATTAAACCACAGGTTGATAAATATACCATTGATGGTAAAGACGTGATTGTATTAGCCGAAGGCAGGTTAGTGAACCTGGGTTGTGCAACCGGTCATCCAAGCTTTGTAATGAGTAACTCGTTCACCAACCAAACTTTAGCTCAATTAGAGCTTTGGACAAATGGTGCTGCTTACGAAAACAAAGTATACACACTGCCAAAGCACCTTGACGAAAAAGTTGCCCGCTTACACTTAGCCAAAATTGGCGTAGAGCTGGAAGTACTTGATCAGGATCAGGCCGAATATATCGGCGTGACTGTTGAAGGTCCGTTTAAACCGGAATACTACAGGTACTAA